One part of the Georgfuchsia toluolica genome encodes these proteins:
- a CDS encoding electron transfer flavoprotein subunit alpha/FixB family protein, with protein sequence MSVLVIAEHDNASLKGATLNAVTAAVQLGGDVHVLVTGNNAATVAQSAAQVAGVAKVLLAEAPHLADGLAENLAEQILAIAKNYTHILAPATACGKNVMPRVAAKLDVAQISEISKIDSTDTFERPTYAGNAIATVQSADPIKVITVRTTGFDAAAATGGSAAVESIAAVGDSGKSRFLSRDLTKLDRPELGAAKVIVSGGRGVGSGENYHKLLEPLADKLGAALGASRAAVDAGFVPNDYQVGQTGKIVAPTLYIAVGISGAIQHLAGMKDSKVIVAINKDPEAPIFQVADYGLVGDMNVAVPELTAAI encoded by the coding sequence ATGTCCGTACTCGTTATCGCTGAACACGACAACGCCTCCCTCAAGGGTGCTACCCTCAATGCCGTGACGGCCGCCGTCCAACTGGGCGGCGACGTGCATGTGCTGGTCACCGGCAACAATGCCGCCACCGTTGCCCAATCGGCGGCGCAGGTTGCGGGTGTCGCCAAGGTACTGCTGGCCGAAGCGCCGCATCTCGCCGATGGTCTGGCGGAAAACCTGGCCGAGCAGATTCTTGCCATCGCCAAGAACTACACCCACATCCTTGCCCCAGCCACCGCTTGCGGCAAGAATGTAATGCCGCGCGTCGCTGCCAAGCTGGACGTGGCCCAGATCTCTGAAATCTCCAAGATCGATAGCACCGATACTTTCGAGCGCCCGACCTATGCCGGCAATGCCATCGCCACTGTGCAGAGCGCAGATCCGATCAAGGTCATCACCGTGCGCACCACTGGCTTCGATGCCGCTGCTGCCACGGGCGGTAGTGCTGCGGTCGAGTCGATTGCCGCCGTTGGCGATTCCGGCAAGAGCCGTTTCCTCTCGCGCGACCTGACCAAGTTGGATCGCCCTGAACTCGGCGCCGCCAAGGTCATTGTTTCCGGCGGACGTGGCGTCGGCAGTGGTGAGAACTACCACAAGCTGCTGGAGCCCCTGGCCGACAAACTGGGCGCCGCATTGGGCGCCAGCCGCGCCGCCGTGGATGCGGGCTTTGTCCCGAACGACTATCAGGTGGGACAGACCGGCAAGATCGTTGCACCGACGCTCTATATTGCAGTGGGCATTTCCGGCGCGATTCAGCATCTGGCTGGCATGAAGGACTCCAAGGTCATCGTCGCGATCAACAAGGACCCCGAAGCGCCGATTTTCCAGGTCGCGGATTACGGCCTCGTCGGCGACATGAACGTAGCGGTGCCGGAACTGACCGCCGCAATCTGA
- a CDS encoding MDR family oxidoreductase, whose amino-acid sequence MLNAIYLTQEGRAARAELRQLDESELPDGDVDVRVDYSTINFKDALAITGRAAIVRNWPMVPGIDLAGVVETSRDPAWKAGDRVVVTGWGMGEQHWGGLAQKARLASGWLLALPEGISTRDAMVIATAGFTAALSVMTLQKHGIKPGDGEVLVTGAAGGVGSIAVALLAGLGYEVTASTGRPQEAGYLNFLGATKIVDRAELSSPGKPLQNERWAGVIDTVGSHTLANACAQTRWNGAVAACGLAQGADFPATVMPFILRGVTLYGINSIFVPNDVRAKAWALIAQHVDRDKLERMTIEIGLSQVIAYAPSVLDGKVRGRTVVDVNR is encoded by the coding sequence ATGCTCAACGCCATTTATCTGACACAGGAAGGCAGGGCTGCTCGCGCCGAGTTGAGACAACTCGACGAGTCGGAACTGCCTGATGGCGACGTCGATGTGCGCGTCGATTATTCGACGATCAATTTCAAGGATGCTCTTGCCATAACCGGCCGCGCTGCGATCGTGCGCAATTGGCCGATGGTGCCGGGTATCGATCTCGCCGGCGTTGTCGAGACGAGCCGCGATCCGGCGTGGAAAGCGGGTGACCGCGTTGTGGTTACCGGCTGGGGAATGGGCGAGCAGCATTGGGGCGGGCTGGCGCAAAAGGCCCGGCTCGCTTCAGGCTGGCTGCTGGCCTTGCCGGAAGGTATTTCGACGCGTGATGCGATGGTCATCGCCACCGCCGGATTCACGGCGGCGCTCAGCGTCATGACCCTGCAAAAGCATGGCATCAAACCGGGCGATGGAGAAGTGCTGGTCACCGGTGCTGCAGGTGGTGTGGGCTCCATCGCGGTCGCGCTGCTGGCCGGCCTGGGTTATGAAGTGACCGCTTCGACGGGCCGCCCGCAGGAGGCCGGCTACCTCAATTTCCTCGGCGCGACGAAAATCGTCGATCGGGCCGAGCTATCCTCGCCAGGCAAGCCGCTGCAAAACGAACGCTGGGCTGGGGTGATCGATACGGTAGGCAGCCATACCCTGGCCAATGCCTGCGCGCAAACTCGATGGAACGGTGCGGTGGCCGCCTGCGGCCTGGCCCAGGGCGCGGATTTCCCAGCGACCGTGATGCCCTTCATCCTGCGCGGCGTGACGCTCTATGGCATCAACAGCATCTTCGTTCCCAACGATGTGCGCGCCAAGGCGTGGGCGCTGATCGCACAGCATGTCGACCGTGACAAGCTGGAACGAATGACGATCGAAATCGGCCTCTCGCAAGTGATCGCGTACGCGCCCTCTGTGCTGGACGGCAAGGTACGCGGCCGTACCGTGGTCGACGTCAATCGCTGA